The Aneurinibacillus uraniidurans genome segment TGATGTTATTAGAACATGTGAATTGATTACATGGACAGAGTTTTTAAAGTTGTCATGTATTAGAGATTTTCGCCAGTTAGACATTGGATTACGCACAATGATTTTGGGGTTGCGAAAGCAATTTGCAAATGAGCACCTTGCTAAGGTAATCAAAGATACTTGTGAACAAAAGAAATTAGTTCCACCAACAGAAGGTTGTCTACCAGAGTTGTTGACGAATAGATTGTTACAAGCAGTAAAGAATGAGGGGCATGATTGGTTCTGGGTGGGAGATGAGTTTTGCACAGAACGAAAGCTAGAGTACATTGATGATTTAGTTAAGGATAATGACCCATTTGGAAATCAACATTTAAACCTTTTTACACACGATAATAAAATCTTATTTACAACTCATTGGGATAGTCACTTTTCAATGGTATGTTCAGACAAAGACACAATAAATAAAATTGTTGATTACTGTAACTTAGAAGGTTTTTATTGTGATGAGCAAACTGAAATTTATTGGAGTTGTCAAGATGAGCAATAGAAATAATGGAAAAAAGCTCAAAACAAGTCGGTCATATATAGAGGTTGGCTTCTTTATTACCTTTACGTGTTAAGTACCGAATCAAAGCACGATTTTATTAATGATATTAGAGAGGGTCTTATGGGAAAAGAATTTGAGTTAAGAATCTTGAAGCAGTATTGGTTAGGTGACGAATCAGAAGATTTATGCTCACATGGAGAAATAGTTCTGCGTGTAAGAAATTTAATGATTTCAAGTGAAGAAGATGGGGAATGGAATATATCTGAATCTGCACTGGCTTTGTTAAGGACAGTAGTTGCAGATTTTCCATGTGACCAAATTCCAAAGTATTACGTTGAGGGAATACAGGATGAAGAGTACCTTATCTTTCATTGTGGATGCTATATGATGTTTTGTCCAATGAATATAGGGTGGCAAGTCAAGCATGAAAATGCTCATGTATTATTAACAGACTTCAAGAAAAATGAAGGTTCAATTAAATTCCATAATTTAGAGATCAAAGTTCCATTATCTATTTATGCTAATGAGATTTACACCTTCGCAATAGAAGCCAAGCAATTGTATGAAGGTCACCAAAAGAAACTCATAGATAATGAATTGTTTCAAGGGCAATACCATCAGTTTTGGGAAGAATACAATGAACTATTAGAGCAAGTCAAAACGATAGTAAATACATGAAAGAGCAATTTTATGGCGGTGAAAATGAAATGGAAACATGGAAATATTCCACAACGGCTGATTACTTTGATTTACTGGATTTTCATGATGCCTTAGTAGAAAAAATAGAGGTAAATAAAGGTGAAATAACCGTTGATATAGAATCAATCAACATTCTACCGCATCATCCGCTTAATCCCTTTGATGTTGCTAAAAATACTGATAAATGTCGTTTAGTATTTGTCGAACCAATCAAAAATGAAGCTATATACTTTAACAACGATAATATACCACAACGAATCGAATGTACTAATTTCAAAGAATTGGAAATTATGAAATTTGACTGTAAACAGCACTTTGAATACTATTTGTATGAAATATTCGGTTCAGCCAATGGGTTTTGTGAGTGGAAAGTGGTAGCAAAAGGATTTTACCTTTACTGGAACGATTTCGTGGCAGATGCTTGGTTTGTTAATTGGAATAAGGATACATAAAACAAGGATTTTGTTCAACTAACGGGCAGTTTAACTTAATTAGGTAATACCGAAAATGTAGTTATAATAGAGTTTAAATAAAGGTTCATAGGAGTGAAGTGAGATATGAAACCAATTGTATATAATGGGTTTCCACTTATGATGGAAACAGAAACTGATGGATATATTTATGGCGAAATCACTGACCACTTTAATTTTGATTATGAGGAAGATGAGAGTTGTACGTCAGGAGATGGATTTGTTCAAGCACCCGATGGGAGCAGGGCGGGAATTATATGGGGAGTTGAAGAAGAACCATATTTATCAGTTTGTATTGAGTCAGAAGAAGATAGATGGGGAGTTTACAATGTAGGCTTTGTTAAGCCTATAAAAACGATTGATGACTTAATATTCAATTTCAAAACAGTGTTACCATTAATTAAAGGGGCGTACAACAGTGCAAAGTTTGATAAATAAAAATCTGGCGTTAAAGACCAACAGTTAGTTCTAGACAATAAAGATAATAACTTTGTTGAACTAACGGAAATCGATAGTTAAATCAAAGAGCATTTTTATAGGAGACGAAAGAAGCTTTGATTAATATTAAAGATGAATTTTTGAAAAGAACGATTGATTGGCAAAAAAAATTAAATGAAGATGAATGGTTTTTTTCCAGATTATATGAGAATTTAACAAATGACCTAACGCCTGAAGAGTGTTTTAGTTTAATACCGCAGGCAGTTGACCTAACTCTGGAACAAACTGATGAATTTTTATGCGGTGAGTGTTTTGAGTATGTACTTGGTCTAGGTGTGGATTCCAACACAACTGAACTCAATCCTTACTTAGATAAAAATTGGGACACTTTAAATGAGCATGTCTCATCTTTTGGTGATTATCATAAGCATCGAGTTGCAGAATTAAAGCGTTATTACAGAAGGTAACAAGCCATGTAGATAAAACATGGATTTAATTGAAACAGAAGGAAGATGAATATGCGTGGCAATCTGTATTGAATTTAGATTAATTGAAGTCAATGCTACAATAGCGAGATACCAGTACGGTCAATGTATGAAAGAACTTGATGGAACTTTTGAAGTAGATATTCCAAAATTGATTTCAGGGGAAATATCTAAAGACACACCAATGGATGAAGTTGTCCGTTTGTTGCCATCTAAGTATATGAATCAATCAATGGCAAATCGAGCGTTCAGCAAGATATATAAATATTATTTGGAAAACAAAGGTTATCCGTCCGAAGGTGGCTATTATGCTTAAATAAAAGAGAAGTTCTACCCATAAGAAATCCCTACCGCATATAAGAGGGATAGAAGTCAAAATCCTTTAGCGATTCATCAAAGATGCTATTCTCAAAAACGATATAGATTTTTTTAATCCTAACTACTCTTAATGAGTGGCTTTTTTTGTCTTCTATAGCATGGTGGGGGGGGAATGAAGTTTTGATGATATGCTTGATTTTCTTGTATAAGGCATAACAGATGTGTAAACACCTCATGAAAATTTTTTCAATTCGTTTCGATTATAGTATGCTATTTTGATATAAATTGTTTGTGTGTATATCATTTTTTTATATTAGTAACATTTCTTATACTTGCTTAATTAGATTATTTTTAAGAGCGATTTATGGTTACAAATTGGTTACGAACTAAAAATAATAATAAGTAACAAACTAGAAATAATAAAAAGTAAAAGATAGAAAACGTCTTGATATTACTGGATTTATGGAACCTATAAATAATGAGAAAATAATAAAAAAAACGTAGTGTTCGGTTTTGACATCGTAGAGGTCGCTGGTTCGAATCCAGTTGAGTCCATCATACGCAATGGAAAAGGAGCCTACTAGTAGGCTCCTTTTGTTTTTGTGTACTAAATGTGTGGAATCATCGATTCCTGTTAGCGCAATAGCCGTTATCTTAAATACCATTTAATCGCATTCTTATATAAAACATTTTCGGCTTGTTCTTCTTCAAGAGTGTTGTAAATCAGTTCAATATCAGAATGATTATACGGTCTCTTTGCCCTCGTTGATGGTAAGTCCGTTCCAAACATTAAAGCATCTGGATTTACCGAATAAATCGAACGGATAGCCTGTTCTACATGAAGTTCAACCCTACCAAAGCCCGTCGCTTTAACCCTAACACCGTTGTCTACTAAAGCTAGGAGATGTTTAAATCCTTCTTTTGATAAACCCAAATGGTCTATCGAAACAGCAGGAAGAACTTTCAATGTTGATGCAATTTCAGGTAAAGAACTAGAGTCAATATATAATTC includes the following:
- a CDS encoding DUF2711 family protein, with translation MNKTRVIPEPHRYAVCAPADIPIKTFYKGVFDEVFIFLHPFIKPITIDIESFYPDTYPCKNDVIRTCELITWTEFLKLSCIRDFRQLDIGLRTMILGLRKQFANEHLAKVIKDTCEQKKLVPPTEGCLPELLTNRLLQAVKNEGHDWFWVGDEFCTERKLEYIDDLVKDNDPFGNQHLNLFTHDNKILFTTHWDSHFSMVCSDKDTINKIVDYCNLEGFYCDEQTEIYWSCQDEQ
- a CDS encoding 3-deoxy-8-phosphooctulonate synthase — encoded protein: MKPIVYNGFPLMMETETDGYIYGEITDHFNFDYEEDESCTSGDGFVQAPDGSRAGIIWGVEEEPYLSVCIESEEDRWGVYNVGFVKPIKTIDDLIFNFKTVLPLIKGAYNSAKFDK